The Syntrophorhabdus sp. sequence CACCTTTGGCGGGCCGATCCATATGCCCACCCTGCAGCGTCTGGCGGATCAGGGTCTGCGCTACAACAACTTTCATACCACCGGTGTCAGTTCGCCCACGCGGGCGGCGCTTCTCACCGGGCGGAACCACCATACCTGCAACGCGTCGCTGGTGATGGAGATGGCAACCGCCTTCCCGGGGGCCACCGGCCAGCGCCCCGTCAGCGTTGCTCCCCTGGCGACGATGCTGCGCTACAACGGCTACGCCACGGCGGCATTCGGCAAGAGCCACGAGACCGCCGCGTGGGAGGTGAGCCCTTCGGGGCCGACGGACAGGTGGCCGACGCGCAGCGGCTTCGACAAATTCTACGGTTTCATTGGCGGCGAGGCGAACCAGTGGGCGCCCGCGCTCTATGATGGTATGACCAGGGTGGAAACGCCGAGCGACCCGAATTATCATCTTATGACGGACATGACCGATCAGGCCATCAAGTGGGTGCAAGCGGAGAAATCACTTACCCCCGACAAACCGTTCTTTGTGTACTTCGCTCCCGGTGCGACCCACGCGCCCCACCATGTGCCGAAAGAGTGGATCGCGAAATACAAAGGGAAGTTCGACCAGGGCTGGGACAAATTGCGGGAAGAGACGCTGGCGCGGCAGAAGAAACTGGGGGTGGTGCCTCCGGACACGAAGTTGGCGCCCAAGCCCAACGCCATCAAGGACTGGGACAAGCTGAGCCCTGACGAGAAAAGGCTTTTTGCCCGCCAGATGGAGATATATGCCGCCTTCGGTGAGTACGCCGATTTCGAGGTCGGCCGGCTCATCGATGCGATCGACAGCATGGGGCAATTGGACAACACGCTGGTCTTCTACATACCGGGTGACAATGGTGCCAGCGCCGACGGGGGCATGAGCGGCCTTTTCAATGAGATGGCCTTCTTCAACAAAGTGGATGAAAACATTGCCGATATTCTGAAGCGCATCGACGATCTGGGTGGGCCGATGACATACGGGCACTATGCCGCGGGCTGGGCGGTTGCGGGAGACACCCCGTTCACCTGGACGAAGGCGGTGGCCTCCAATTACGGGGGCACCCGTAACGGGATGGTCGTCCGCTGGCCCGGGAGGATCAAGGCCAGGGGCGAGCTCCGCTCGCAGTGGCACCATGTGATCGATATCGCCCCGACCATCCTGGAGGCCGCGGGCCTGCCCGAGCCGAAACGGGTGGATGGCATCGAGCAGACCCCCATCGAGGGTGTGAGCTTCCTTTACACCTTTAACGACGCCCGGGCAAAAGACCGCCACCTGGTCCAGTATTTCGAGATAGCCGGCAACCGCGGCATCTACCATGACGGCTGGCTTGCCGGCACCGTGCACAAGGCGGTGTGGGAGGCCGCTCCCCGGGCTTCCCTGGAAAAGGACAGGTGGGAATTGTATAATACACGGACCGATTTCAGCCTCGCGTACGACCTGGCGGCAAAGCATCCCGACAAACTCAAAGAGATGCAGGACCTCTTCATGACCGAGGCGGTGAAGTACCGGGTTCTGCCCATCGACGACCGTATTCAGGAACGCATGAACGCTGCCGTTGCCGGTCGTCCGGACCTGATGGGCGATCGGACGTCGCTCACCGTCTACGAAGGAATGCGGGGTATGTCGGAGAATGTTTTCATCAACGTGAAGAACCGGTCTCACTCGATTACCGCAGAGGTGCAGGTGCCCCGCGATGGTGTCCGGGGAGTTGTCCTCGCCCAGGGCGGACGGTTCGGGGGATGGAGTCTCTACGTCAGGGACGGAAAACCGGCATTCACTTACAACTGGCTCGGTCTCAAGCGTTACACTGTCGCCTCTCCGAAGAGCCTGCCTTCCGGGAAGGCGACCATCCGTTACGAGTTCGTCTATGACGGCAATGGCTTCGGCAAAGGCGGTTCGGCCACGCTCACCGTCAACGGTGAGAAGGTCGCCGAGGGGCGCATCGAGGGTACGCATGCCTTCATCTTTTCACCTGACGAAGGGGCCGATGTCGGTCTTGACGGGGAGACGCCGGTCGTGGAGGACTATGGAGTCCCGGCACCCCACAGGTTCACGGGCAAGATCGACAAGGTCACCGTCGACGTGAAAGAGATGGAAAAAGCCGACAAAGCGGAGGAAGACAAACTGCGGGCAGACCTGGCCGGCAAGAAAGCAATGGCTGATTGAGCGATGGACCCCAGAGCTCACTTTTCCTGATAGCCGCTTTTTCCCGGGGTCATCCACCGATGCGGTTCATGGGGCGTACACAATTGCGGGGCATCCATTCCCGCACTCCGTGGCTTGCCGGTTTGTTGAGAATGGTCTCTTCGATCAACCGGAGGAGGACGTCATCTCCTTCACCCCTTCTCAGGGGGGTCCTTATGTCGGTTTCGTCGTCGGAAAAAAGACACCCCCTCAGTTGACCGGAGGCCGTCAACCTGAGCCTGTTGCACCTTGCGCAGAAATGGTTGCTCAAGGCGCCGATAAAACCTATCATCCCGCGGGACCCTTCAAGCCTGTAATAGTCGGCGGGTCCGTCGAGGGGCCCCGATCCCACGCGAACCGTCTTGCCGAGTGGAAGGATGCGAGCGAGGATCTCTTCCGCTGAGATGAATCTTTCCTTGCTCCAGCTGTTGTTCTCCCCGATGGGCATCATTTCTATGAACCGGATGCGGTAGGGTTTCTCAAGGGTCAATCGTGCAAAATCGAGAACCTCGTCATCGTTGACGCCGCGCAAGGCGACCAC is a genomic window containing:
- a CDS encoding arylsulfatase; translation: MGRRVSFTSLGIAVGSIIAAAAGAQTTVDRTALPVSEPDYPHSTVLDVRKATPPPRFEVKAPKGAPNVLVILLDDMGFSQPGTFGGPIHMPTLQRLADQGLRYNNFHTTGVSSPTRAALLTGRNHHTCNASLVMEMATAFPGATGQRPVSVAPLATMLRYNGYATAAFGKSHETAAWEVSPSGPTDRWPTRSGFDKFYGFIGGEANQWAPALYDGMTRVETPSDPNYHLMTDMTDQAIKWVQAEKSLTPDKPFFVYFAPGATHAPHHVPKEWIAKYKGKFDQGWDKLREETLARQKKLGVVPPDTKLAPKPNAIKDWDKLSPDEKRLFARQMEIYAAFGEYADFEVGRLIDAIDSMGQLDNTLVFYIPGDNGASADGGMSGLFNEMAFFNKVDENIADILKRIDDLGGPMTYGHYAAGWAVAGDTPFTWTKAVASNYGGTRNGMVVRWPGRIKARGELRSQWHHVIDIAPTILEAAGLPEPKRVDGIEQTPIEGVSFLYTFNDARAKDRHLVQYFEIAGNRGIYHDGWLAGTVHKAVWEAAPRASLEKDRWELYNTRTDFSLAYDLAAKHPDKLKEMQDLFMTEAVKYRVLPIDDRIQERMNAAVAGRPDLMGDRTSLTVYEGMRGMSENVFINVKNRSHSITAEVQVPRDGVRGVVLAQGGRFGGWSLYVRDGKPAFTYNWLGLKRYTVASPKSLPSGKATIRYEFVYDGNGFGKGGSATLTVNGEKVAEGRIEGTHAFIFSPDEGADVGLDGETPVVEDYGVPAPHRFTGKIDKVTVDVKEMEKADKAEEDKLRADLAGKKAMAD
- the moaA gene encoding GTP 3',8-cyclase MoaA; translation: MVDNHNRTINYLRLSVTDRCNLRCIYCMPEEGIRFVPHNDILTYEEMLRVVRLCVRKGIRKVRLTGGEPLVRQGIVGFIEKLNKIEGLEKIAVTTNGVLLKEFASSLRQCGIRHINVSMDTLRRDRFAHITRRDVFDKVWAGIEEAESLGFDPIKINVVALRGVNDDEVLDFARLTLEKPYRIRFIEMMPIGENNSWSKERFISAEEILARILPLGKTVRVGSGPLDGPADYYRLEGSRGMIGFIGALSNHFCARCNRLRLTASGQLRGCLFSDDETDIRTPLRRGEGDDVLLRLIEETILNKPASHGVREWMPRNCVRPMNRIGG